In Neodiprion virginianus isolate iyNeoVirg1 chromosome 6, iyNeoVirg1.1, whole genome shotgun sequence, the genomic window GTTTAATCTATTCGTGTAATCTACAAAAGTCTATATAGCAATAAATCAGTGATTCGTCTATACACTATTAATTCGAactaaaataattcatcaaatttctttttaaaattagATTAATTACATCATTTGTAATAAACTAAGGGATCGTACTGTATTCATATGCTTGAATACTTTTTCTCATACAACTTATGTACTGTGTCAGAAATTCGTTATTAGAGTTGAACGAACTAATTCGATAACCGATATTCCGGCCAATTTATGTTATAGTTTATTCTGACTACGTTTGAGGTtgaagtttgatttttatttggTTTGTAACGTTGCTTAAATTTGTATGATAAAACAGAAAGTATACACATAAAGACTTCATGTTCCACTCACTTGTTCTCTTGTAACAAGCTTAATCTTATTTTGGTTCTCTGCCAACAATAgggatattttgaaaaacttgttgCAGTACTTCActggtaaaaatttcatgtcacTGAATGAACTTAAACGTGATATAGATGTTCCTggctattaattttttatttttatccaacaGAGAagaatgaatgcaaaaatgtaTATTCAAATGATTATTGATGATTGTCTGATCACCAATGTAATATCAGAGTTCTACCTTAGCACTGCAATTTGAGCACAAAATCTGAATTTCTGAagagaataaataatcatgccgaaaataatcatattttgatacaaaaatataattctacTCTCAATCTAATCATTTACCCGGTCTCCTAACGTCAATGCTTGACTTTATaacaagaaattattttatggGATAAAGTAATCTTCATTTTGTACGTCGTTAATCGAAtatgaatgaatgtaaaaCAACACCAATCCCACAATATGTATAGACTCATAAATGTCCAGAAGTAAGCGGACAACCTCAGTAAGTAAGTAATCTTAAAttattcgtttaaaaattatgagaTATGCCTAATTGAGTTGGAAATATGCACAAATTTTTGGTTACATCTATACGTAAGCTGTCCAATGTCATACAATACAACCAGGGATGATTTGAACGCGATATATTTACTGTCTACAATATCATAATATGAACAATATTTATACCCcatttaaaagaaaatgtcTCATGATCAGCGGTGGATTCTCGATTAATAGACATAATcagtaatattaatattaatgtaAAGATAATGATTAAACCAATGTTTAATTAAACAATTCATGGGAAAGGGGTAGAGCTTGTAGTCCATATTTCTTAGACAAGTCTTGTCTTCCATGTAAGATCAATTTCAACATAGTAACCTGATAACTCAGCACCAGGAGAAGAAAGGGCTCTTGTTCTGGAAGCGTTGTGTAAAATTGTCGGAAAAGGAAAACAGCTTCGGCCCACCATTACCGCCTTTAGCTCTGTAACATACCGAGGTAAGTTGAGGGCGTGATGTTTACTAGCCATTAAtacttgaaaatatattaattgAAGCCATAAAAGTACCTAATATCACATTTCAGAGAGGCAACATATGGTATCAGTTTACGACCATGAGATATAACTTTTCAAACCACAAGGACATGAGTTTGTGAGTAAATACTTTGAAAACAACAACACAGAAAGCTGTAGTTGGTGACTAtgttaatttataaaaataatttaaaatatacatactttTCAACAATGACAGCTGGCATTTGCACAAGTTGTACAGGGCTTTTGGAATCTTTAAGCGCCTGTTGCAAATTGAGAATCTGACCTCGCATCACACTCATTTGCTTATCGAAGTGATGTTTATCAAATCCCTTGTCCTGCTATTGTAAACATTATTTCCCATTACACTAAATTAAACGAAACTAATCTGTAGCACTTTATAAATGATATCAGAAATGGAGAAGCAACttactttgaataattgatgCAGATCATCGCAGAGATCTTGGACAAAGTTGTGGTCAGATAGTTGAGGGAGGACTAATTCTCGTGTAGCCTCACTAAAAGGTTCTTTGGCTTGACTAAGCCATGCCCAATGGTAAGGATATGCCCTCCAAGAGTCAGGATGCTTAAATGGAAATGCCAATCCATTATCTATAGCCGCTATCTTAACTTCACCGGGCTCTGCTTCAGTTTTTCCACCAGCGTCATATCGAATAAGCCAATTATCATTTCCTAAACAAATTTAggacaataataaaattagtgCATAATTTGCAGCATGTTTTCAAATATAAGAACACATATGGAATTTATTTTGATCGTGCACTATTCTATCAATTCATACCTCGGTCGGTGTTGCGAATGATATAATCCAAAACTACCAGTCGTTCAAATTGGAGTTGAAACTGACGTGCAAGACGGGGAGGCAACGGTTCGTTTTCCCACCTGCGTAGCCAGTAATCTGCATCTTTATAACTGTCTACAAAGCATTGAAAGGATCCGATTTTAGGGGGTAAGCCAATGCGATTGAAATGTGAACCAACTATTGGCATAGCTTCCATTATTGCACGTTTCATTCGCGCCTTTTGCCGGTCTATACGAGGGTAATAGAATGTTTCGCTGACCAGCTTGACAACTCTGGTATTAGGTACAACACCTAGACCCAATTTTCTGTCGACAAGACTGGCTCCTGCTTCACTAAGGTACCCTTGATTAGGGATTAAGCAGCTTCGTCCAAAGCAGCAAGGACAACACAATTTGTGCATCCATTTTGTCCACTTGGGATTCAATCTTCCATAGGGCTCCTCATCTTTTGGTTTGAACACTCCAATTATTTTCTGCAAATATGTGTAGATTATGCATGAATCAAACTGTTTATAGACACTTCAATAGTTTATTCTCAATCTCAAACTGTTTTACAAACAATTAACATAGGTATCAAATCAGAAGTCAGAAGTCACAGCAAATAATATATCTTTGTTGATGACTTCAACTTAGCATAACAGCTGTTGTCGATTAATTGGTGGATGGTGCAGAAACATGCGGTAAATTGATTGGTTTGAATTCTTATTTGTTATTCATTGTGTACGTTGAACTTTTGCGACTTAGTTAGCCGATCAGTTTTGTCTCTTAAATGAGATTTATAAATCGCTGATGCTTTTGGTTTTAAaagttatatttttaaataatatagtTTCGAATGAGTGTGTTTGATGatggtttaaaaaattgctgGTTTGGcaatatttacatttgtaATTGAGATTTCATGTGGCAATGTATAAATCATGACTCGAGGGTATATTTTACTCACATTAGCtggatttttaacaaaataacTACCACTCGAGCCCTGGTAAATTCTATCTGGAAAAATTCCATGGTCTATTGCACACTCGGCTTGCCAAACAAGTTCTGAAAACTGTGGatcatctgaaataaaaatatgactTTAAAGTATAATCATTAACTATCCAGAGTTCCgagattaataatcttttagGTCAATAGTTGTAATCTCATATAAAAATTGCGACACTATTAAGGAATTACATAACTTATAAATTATGgctttatatatattcaactATGTTCAAATAAATCGTGAGCAGAGAACAATGAATAAGCAAGGAAAAtatattctgaaaataatataatgaacCTGGAAAACGGTTGAAGGTGACATCGAGCTCCAGACGACCGAGGAGAGGCTGGCTCTCCCGATCGATGCCTGGGGAATCAATGATTGGAGTTTGATCGTTGCTCAGTCCTGGTATGAATTCAACGTCCGGTACAAGTTCTGGAGGAACGACAAAAGTCTGCTGATTCGAATCGAGGGTGAGAGAGAGATCGACCAAAGCGTCAGTCTCGACGAGGTTAGAATTATTGTTGTTCTTGCTTTGGTATTCTCGGTAAGGCACGTGCAGCTGCCGCTGTTCGGAGTCGCTCATCACAGCCCACTTCTATGTGATTGATCAACAGTTTCGAACTACCGACTACGAATAGTTAACCAATGAAAATCTACCTATTTGACATTCCTCTATACCACCTGTCAGTGACACACGAGATTAAACGCGTATTTTTCCACTACTTGTCACATTTGGTTATCCGCGAGACGTAAATCggcaaatattgaaatgcgataaatttttattatttgggTATactttatttacaaaaatcatcCATACAACGCGTGTCGGTAAAAAGATGTGCAGGCCTCACGATTAACGAAAATAATGTTCCGTCATTGTAGCAGACGGAACAGCTGACTCAACGCGACCATATTGCTATCGCTAAGGATAAATACACTGTATATTTACTGACTGTTCATCGTCGCTCTAGAatctgattgaatttttctttatatactctgacgaaattaaaattttcagatagTGAGTTCATCATATAAAGAGACAGAAATGCTGCGAGAATTAatataacaattattttatgcgatttaaatttcttgaagtGCGCCCTCCATATTGCTACAATGCATTGTGGGATAATTTTAGCTATCGCCGAgcggaaaaaagaagaactaATAGACCTGTCGCGTTTGTCAACCTGTCACCTGTCGTCACAATTGAATTACGGTTAGGTTTGGTTAGGACATCGATGCCGATCCTGCTGTACCCCATAATTACGTTTATACATACGTTGATATCCAACGATAATAATCACTGACGCGGCCTACCTCAGCAAAGACAGATGTATGTACGTAAGAATTTTACTCCTGAGCTTAATCCCGCGGGGAGACGTAATCCcgaaaatattatcatttttttcatgagGTTTTATATCCGATTATTTGGTCAGGATTCAGAGAATGGTAACTGGTAGTAAACAGGTCGGAGGTTGAGTACAATTCTTAGAATTCAGAATAATAACAACGTCCCTGTGACTGAATGCGTGAGTGAATGTAGGACGCTTATCAACTAGCATTGGGTTAAGCGAGTTGAACATCATTCTTCTCTAGGCATTTGTGCCTGTTGTTTACTACCACGGGGTAGCTTGAACCTCtctatttgaatttaattttagtaatttattatacaaatatttattattactgaattgtacatatacatctatatatagatttattcattattatacttACACTCAATTTAACATCAcgcgttgaaaaatgtttcaatttcgCAAAGATAACATATTTTTCGTGTGTATGACAGTAGGATTGGCTCTCGTTGCTTCTAAGTACCGTAACAACGTGCTGCGAAGCTTGAGGCAGTTCTGCCAGAACGTATtcctttttaataaaaatttaagtaTCGAAGATAGAAACTTTTACGTCGAGTCAGATAAAGTGATTTTGGTAAAATCCCCTGAGAAATGCGATTACGCCTTGCAGCGTATTCGTCAGTAAGTACACACTCTGTATTTATCccattcattttatttattcaacatGTCATTATAATCTCCTCCCTCTACTTGTCCGCTGGATTTATCAtgtgtgtatttatttttaacagtgaATTATCAGACGGAGTGTTGGGATTTGATTGCGAATGGGTCAATGATGAACGTGTTTCCTTGTTGCAATTGGCTACTTCCAACGGACTGTGTGTCCTTTTCCGCCTCGACAAAATCGGCTATGTTCCCGGCAAGCTTAAGGTGCCGATTCTAATCGCATCTCATCTTATTTATGTAATACTAGCTTTCATAAAAATCCCCTATTATCAATGTATAGGAATTGTTGTCGAACAAGCGCGTACTCAAGGTTGGAGTGGCACCCTTCGACGATGGAAGGAAGTTGACCAGAGATTTCGGCTGTCATGTGTACGGAACTCTGGATCTTAGAGAACATGCCAGAAGACTAGGCATTGCCAATGCAACAGGATTAGCCGCACTCTGCAAGGAGTATTTGGGCATAGAAATGGACAAAAATGCAGCAGTGAGACGCAGCAACTGGAACGCTGATTCTCTCACTAAGGAACAAATTAATTATGCCGCGTCCGATGCATTTGCCGCAGTCCTAATTTATCACCaagtgagaaataaaaaaaaatttcactgtcTTATTTGCAATTACTATCgtgattcaaatattttaacagTTTCCAACCTTGTTTCACGTTTAATTTAACGATGTGCAGATGCTGAACAGAGCCCAACAACAACGGTCTTTATGGGGTAACTTTGTTATAAATCTAAAGAATATTTGGGATCAGTCCAATGAGGACAAACTGCTTAATCTACCGCAGGGAGAGCTAGATATGAGGTCTGTTTCTGTTCTTATTCTTTACCTCTTACAATACAACTAACACTACACATTTTTCATGCTATACCAAATTCAggtaattgaaaagaaatttttcttctctagGTTCAGGGCTAACCCAAACAacttaattcaaaaaaataatcaggaAACTAATAACACCAACTTGAAAATCAAGAACAAATCGACCGTAGTGACGAGAAACAAACCACTGTATCATAATTGTTATTTGCAAGCACCAGACGGTGATACGTTGTGTACTTGTGATCACAAAAAAGCGACATGGTACGTTGAGAAGGGACTGGGAACCGTGGTGCAGGAGGAACCCTACACTGTAAGATTAAAATTCGAACCGTCCGGAAGAGCCCAGGGCGAAGTTGGACGATATTATACGCAGGTCAAGATAAACCGTTGCGTTGTTTGTGGAGCGACGGATAAATTCATAAGAAAAAACGTCGTACCTAGAGAATATCGAAAATACTTTCCTGGTGAGCATAAATATTCGACAGTAAATATGTGATTGGTGTTGgctgaaaacaaatttgaacaattttaagtaatcaattgaataaataactTTCAGTGGTCATGAAGGAACATCAGTCTCACGACGTATTACTGCTTTGCCCGACTTGTCATCAAATTAGTAACATGCAAGATATTCGTATGCGAAAGCGATTAGCTGAAATGTGCGACGCCCCGTTATCTGGACCATCCATAAGTGTAGATGATGCCTACCAAAGCCATTGGAGAAGACTCCGTTCTGCTGTACGAGCTCTTCGGAAAGAGTCTAGTCTTCCCAATCAGAGACGTCTGATATTGGAATCACACGTTTCTGAACTAACTGGACATAAGGAAATAACGCCGCAGTTACTGGATGAGCTTGATCAGCAAATAAAAGCAACGCAGCCCTCAGTATCTGTGCAAACGGGTCGTACGCCACACGGGTTGAAGGTATCTACCAATAGTTTCAACATTCCTTTAACCATTTGCACCTATCTAAATGACACGAAATTTATACAGGTTGTAGAGCATTTTGAAAGTCAACCTGGCGGTCTTGTCGAGTTGGAACAGCTTTGGAGAGAGCACTTTTTATCAGCAATGGAGCCAAAGTATATGCCCGAATTGTGGTCAGTCTGCCACAATCAGGAGCGTCTACTAATCCGTCTACAACAACGCAGGATAGAACCACAAGATGCGAAATTGGCCGGGATACTTGAAAACGACCAAAAGATCAGCTGCCATGCGTAAACGTGACATTTCCTACGTAAATAAccgattatttttagaataTAATATTCCCTGCGGTTACtacatgtttttattttttttttcctgcataTCATTTATTCACGTTACATTCTTTATAACTTGCAATCAGCAACAGCTGACTAGTGAGTAAAATAACTCTGATGTCTCATGATATGATGTGAAAGTTAGTCCCACATATTGCATCAGTTGTTTGGTCTTTGCAAGTGCATCTATATTTCTGTAACGCAAATTCCTTGTTAAGCCAATTCTAAGCGATATATTCATGATATCTAAAAAAAGAACGAGACAACATAGATGTCACATATCTATTAccatttattattaattaatatatacaGGCATAACAGCGATAGATTTGAAAGACTAGATGCTAAATGGGCTAagtttctttgctttttttatgAGGGTCAGGGCCAGGTGGTTCCTGATTCTTCAATTCTTCGTCTATGCGTTCCTTGGCTCTGAAGACTTTTGACTGAAGATAGAACGATCCACCTTTCGACTTGTCGTTAGCCTCcattaaatatttgtaattacgTTCCAACGCTTCCTTGTCCTTGAGACTCTCCATGTTCATGATGCGCAGCGCCTCATCCAAAGTTAGACCAGTCCTGGCGTTCGCGGCAGCTCTTTCTCTACCTTGAGCACCGCCGCCAGCTCTCTTAGCTGCCTCTTGGCTAGCCGATATTTCCTGACGAAGAGCACGCGCAAATGCTCGACCCACGACCTGTGTTCCCAGGACGATTATCTGCGCCAGGTATTTAGCCATCGCCTCGGATTTGTCTCCTGCAGAGGAGTCACAGGTATAAATTGTCACTTCGCGTAACCTGTAAGTAGGTTTTGAAGTAAATCCTAACCTTCTAAATGTCACTGTTGTATCGAGTTGTACCTGGTGAAGTGACTCGTTCGTTACGACACCATTGGCGACCTAACCTCACTTTTGGCACACTTCGCCATGGCGTGAATTTGAATGCTGGCCGCTGAGTGAACCGCAAAACGAGTCCGATGATTCGAGCTTCGCGTACAGGTTTCATCGATCGCATCGTGTCGATTCCAATTACCCTGTAAACGAGGGTTTCGGATTCGATTATCTGCGGCGGGTAAACACTTTGAATTCAATTAACTGAAATCGTCGTCCGTCGTTAATTATATCTAAGTATCGTCGTATAGCCACGTTTCgttatacgtattattataacgaCATGGCCGAGAAGCAGATATACGCCAGGTTATCTTATTAGACATTTGGCACAGAGACATAAACGGTACTGTGTCCTATGAAAATACATAtttgtttaacaattttgcgGTGAATGAAAGCAACAACTATATCGATAGACGGTGTTAAGATTTAAATAGTGAGAAGTGGAACGTTTGTGGAATTCGAAGCGTGAGAATCGATGAACTGTTCCAGCCACGCAaacctctttttctctccacaTATCTCGTTGTCTTATCCTCATTCCATAATTAAACTATGAATCGATAAATATCCTCTACTTATTTTTTACCGTTCCTAACAAAGagtcataaaaaataatagttcGTATTGACGTGGGGAGAAATAAGATGGAAAGAAAAACGCAACTAAAATTACAATGTCCGGTAAATTACTTTCCTTTATCACCGGCCACTGCTACGGAATCTAATTTTCCAGTATTCCATTCCAAGACATAGCGGTTATTAAATTCTGAAATGTACTTTTCGTACTTTCAGTTGATATGCATAATTCCGAGAGGCGATGGAAACATTTCGTTCGTTCGCTTTACTCAACGCTATACCGAAATAGAGATTGCGCGGcttattcttttatttctccTCGTTTTATGCAAGGGTGTTTTCCTTTTACTACTCTACATGGCAAATCCCCTTGGCGtggatttaaattttcatataccGTTGACGTCACTGCGCGTCTCcgttgtcaaattttcacaacgcGCAAGTCGAGAAAGACCGCGCCGCGTCACGAATTAGCATTTCTCTAAAAGTAACGGTCAAACGGTGTTATTCACGACGTTCTTCCCCCTCGCCTTGTAATTCCATCGGCTTAAAGTTAACTCCAGATACCATCTCCGACAAGCGCGCGTTGAAATCATTCCGTCTCCTTGAACCACCGCGTATTGCGAACGATAATGTCGATACGCCGCGCGTATAGGTCGTGTCGTATGGGTCGTGTGTAAATGGGGTTGCCGGCGAGGTGGCGCCCTCGGTTTTACTTCGatcgaccgaccgaccgaccgtccgtccgtccgtcggTCCGCATGTCCTTCAGTACCGTAACTAGAGGCCGTACGAACCAGTCGCTACTCGGTAACGAAAAAGGGTTGAACTTTCGAACGCAGGAGGGATATAAGAGCAGATTGTGCGAGcttaaatattgttgaataAGTATTAACATACGTGCGCTAAACTTGGATTGATTTCCTTTTTACGATATGACGATTGCATTGCCCTGCACGTATTTTTATCCGAACATTGGTAAAACCACGATCGGCTAATATTGTCAACGATGAATTTTAGTTAGACTGGTAATTGaattatcaatgaaaaaaagtgaggCGGCGTCAGAGTGTCCGTATATGTGGATGTATGCTGTTTTAAATTCTACCCTACGAAGCAGCCGAGAATTTGAATTCTTACGGTATTCTACGTACGGACGATCGACGTGAGATCCGAGACACGACGATTTGTACGAAACGATGATGAATATTGTTTACGAATAAATATCAGAAGGGGGTGCGTAGAATTTTATCACCAAGTATGCGACGAAAATTCGGAATAATTCGATTCATCTCAATAATGAAACGACGGTTCTACGATTCGCTGTAATATTTCTACAGCTTTGAACGATTTTACGTCTAATTATTGTTCGGTCATAACCGTTCCTCCAATACAAATGTGTATAGTCGTCGAATGTCAATAATAACGCGTATATCGTTCACTCCGGGGGAAAAATTCATCCGCAGTACAAACCTAACAACTCAACATCTTTTTACATTCGTATCGGATTTAACTCGCGATGCAAATCACTGCGGAGTCGCGGTAGCTTGTAACAAGCCAAAAATGataattcttcttttctctccgttcctattttttttttcctccttttaaTCTCATCGACGACGTAAAATGGGAGATTTTATTAGATGCCCGAAGTTAAGAGTTATCGCTCACTTGACAAATGCTCAGGCATACATATATGCAATAGTTCGGTATAAAAATGCCCAGCAATTGCCGCCTGAATTTTACTCGACAAGGTAGGCAGTTGAATCtacgtattatacgtaaaCGGCAAGCGGGTTGCCATCCTCGCCGAGTCTGACCCAACCTGGCTGTTACCACTTCAGGGAAAATTCGATGTAGATTTTACGCCGCGCGtcaaaatattggaaaaactTCCGCGGCTGTCTTTtcgatgtttctttttcttttttttccttttttttttttttatttaacttttCTCTCCTTCCTTCTTCACCTCGAGATATCCCCGGCATCAAAGGGGTCCCGGTGAATCGTTTCAGTAATTACATGCGCATTGTTCCAGGATAATCGCGAATAGAGCCGGACCCTTACGCTTGTCGGTGACACCATTCTTACCATCGCCGAGTCTCTcgtgtatatacctatatttatcCGGGTATAGATCTTTCCTGCAATTTTTCAAGCTGTTCGGAATGCTGAACAACGAGCTCCGAAGAATTTTCTTCGAATTTACTTGAACCTTTGGAGCTACCTCGTTATAGACTCTCAATCCTAATGAACATAATAACGTACCTTTATCGCGACGTTTAAACACTTTGGAAACAATGTGTAATTTGTCACGATATAATTTCGCGATTACAGGCCGAATAATtgacaatgaaaattcattacatACTGTTGTTTCTCTGATTAGGAGCTCGGCGGATATTCTTGGCGAAGAATCCGAAGCTGTAGAGACATTTCAGCCGACGCAGGGATTGGTAGGATGAAACTGgaagaagagaaggaaaataatATCGGAAAAATTGAGGATGAATGGTGACGGACTCTCAATAGGAATCGATACGATACTCGGTGATTAAGGGCCGCTCGCGTATGACGGCGGGTGTTTAAACGTGTCTATGCATAACTAACCTTCGGCCATCGGCGACAATAAGAGA contains:
- the LOC124307097 gene encoding phosphatidylinositol 4-kinase type 2-alpha isoform X1; this encodes MSDSEQRQLHVPYREYQSKNNNNSNLVETDALVDLSLTLDSNQQTFVVPPELVPDVEFIPGLSNDQTPIIDSPGIDRESQPLLGRLELDVTFNRFPDDPQFSELVWQAECAIDHGIFPDRIYQGSSGSYFVKNPANKIIGVFKPKDEEPYGRLNPKWTKWMHKLCCPCCFGRSCLIPNQGYLSEAGASLVDRKLGLGVVPNTRVVKLVSETFYYPRIDRQKARMKRAIMEAMPIVGSHFNRIGLPPKIGSFQCFVDSYKDADYWLRRWENEPLPPRLARQFQLQFERLVVLDYIIRNTDRGNDNWLIRYDAGGKTEAEPGEVKIAAIDNGLAFPFKHPDSWRAYPYHWAWLSQAKEPFSEATRELVLPQLSDHNFVQDLCDDLHQLFKQDKGFDKHHFDKQMSVMRGQILNLQQALKDSKSPVQLVQMPAVIVEKAKGGNGGPKLFSFSDNFTQRFQNKSPFFSWC
- the LOC124307097 gene encoding phosphatidylinositol 4-kinase type 2-alpha isoform X2, with the translated sequence MSDSEQRQLHVPYREYQSKNNNNSNLVETDALVDLSLTLDSNQQTFVVPPELVPDVEFIPGLSNDQTPIIDSPGIDRESQPLLGRLELDVTFNRFPDDPQFSELVWQAECAIDHGIFPDRIYQGSSGSYFVKNPANKIIGVFKPKDEEPYGRLNPKWTKWMHKLCCPCCFGRSCLIPNQGYLSEAGASLVDRKLGLGVVPNTRVVKLVSETFYYPRIDRQKARMKRAIMEAMPIVGSHFNRIGLPPKIGSFQCFVDSYKDADYWLRRWENEPLPPRLARQFQLQFERLVVLDYIIRNTDRGNDNWLIRYDAGGKTEAEPGEVKIAAIDNGLAFPFKHPDSWRAYPYHWAWLSQAKEPFSEATRELVLPQLSDHNFVQDLCDDLHQLFKDKGFDKHHFDKQMSVMRGQILNLQQALKDSKSPVQLVQMPAVIVEKAKGGNGGPKLFSFSDNFTQRFQNKSPFFSWC
- the LOC124307095 gene encoding exonuclease 3'-5' domain-containing protein 2; this translates as MFQFRKDNIFFVCMTVGLALVASKYRNNVLRSLRQFCQNVFLFNKNLSIEDRNFYVESDKVILVKSPEKCDYALQRIRHELSDGVLGFDCEWVNDERVSLLQLATSNGLCVLFRLDKIGYVPGKLKELLSNKRVLKVGVAPFDDGRKLTRDFGCHVYGTLDLREHARRLGIANATGLAALCKEYLGIEMDKNAAVRRSNWNADSLTKEQINYAASDAFAAVLIYHQMLNRAQQQRSLWGNFVINLKNIWDQSNEDKLLNLPQGELDMRFRANPNNLIQKNNQETNNTNLKIKNKSTVVTRNKPLYHNCYLQAPDGDTLCTCDHKKATWYVEKGLGTVVQEEPYTVRLKFEPSGRAQGEVGRYYTQVKINRCVVCGATDKFIRKNVVPREYRKYFPVVMKEHQSHDVLLLCPTCHQISNMQDIRMRKRLAEMCDAPLSGPSISVDDAYQSHWRRLRSAVRALRKESSLPNQRRLILESHVSELTGHKEITPQLLDELDQQIKATQPSVSVQTGRTPHGLKVVEHFESQPGGLVELEQLWREHFLSAMEPKYMPELWSVCHNQERLLIRLQQRRIEPQDAKLAGILENDQKISCHA
- the LOC124307109 gene encoding mitochondrial import inner membrane translocase subunit Tim16, translating into MAKYLAQIIVLGTQVVGRAFARALRQEISASQEAAKRAGGGAQGRERAAANARTGLTLDEALRIMNMESLKDKEALERNYKYLMEANDKSKGGSFYLQSKVFRAKERIDEELKNQEPPGPDPHKKSKET